In a single window of the Massilia oculi genome:
- a CDS encoding NADP-dependent malic enzyme, with protein sequence MSTDSNLNEAQNTQLRIDALEYHRSPSRGKIEVVATKPLSNQRDLSLAYSPGVAYACEEIAADPATAFDYTSRGNLVAVISNGTAVLGLGNIGPLASKPVMEGKGCLFKKFAGVDVFDLELDELDPDKLVDAIAMLEPTVGGINLEDIKAPECFYIEKKLRERMNIPVFHDDQHGTAIISTAALLNALKVVGKDIGQIKLVASGAGAAAIACLDMMVLLGVKQSNIYVTDSKGVIWQGREANMEANKARYAQATDARLLSDIVKDADVFLGCSTAGVLTADMVKTMADKPVILALANPEPEIRPEVARAARPDVIIATGRSDYPNQVNNVLCFPYIFRGALDCGATRITDEMKLACVTAIAELAEAEASDVVALAYEGQDLTFGPEYIIPKPFDPRLLAAIAPRVAEAAAASGVATRPIEDMDAYRDKLGQMIYHTGFFMKPVFNKARANLRKVAYAEANEPRVLRAVQAVVDEGLARPVLIGDETAIARAVRQAGLRLQAGVDYTVIAAESDTTLQGTRLLKSGQVDALICGMTGSYDSHLEHVRNEIGVAPGAEVLAAMNALVLDKLTLFITDTYVNETPSAQELAAITRLAADALQHFGLEPKAALLSHSSQGSSERPSARRMREARALLAEQAPRLAVVGEIHGDAALSQEIRDIYGIDAGYSGSANLLVMPSLDAANILFNVLKVASGKGVTVGPILLGAAKSVHILSPSATVRRIVNMTALAAAQVV encoded by the coding sequence ATGAGTACCGACAGTAATCTGAACGAAGCCCAGAACACCCAGTTGCGCATCGACGCGCTCGAATACCACCGTAGTCCAAGCCGCGGCAAGATCGAAGTGGTGGCCACCAAGCCGCTGTCGAACCAGCGCGACCTGTCGCTGGCCTACTCGCCGGGCGTGGCCTACGCCTGCGAGGAAATCGCCGCCGATCCGGCGACCGCCTTCGACTACACCTCGCGCGGCAACCTGGTGGCCGTGATCTCGAACGGCACCGCGGTGCTGGGTCTCGGTAACATCGGTCCGCTGGCATCGAAGCCGGTCATGGAAGGCAAGGGCTGCCTGTTCAAGAAATTCGCCGGCGTCGACGTGTTCGACCTGGAGCTGGATGAACTGGATCCGGACAAGCTGGTCGACGCCATCGCCATGCTCGAGCCGACCGTGGGCGGCATCAACCTCGAGGACATCAAGGCGCCGGAGTGCTTCTACATCGAGAAGAAGCTGCGCGAGCGCATGAACATTCCGGTCTTCCACGACGACCAGCACGGCACCGCCATCATCTCGACCGCCGCGCTGCTCAATGCGCTGAAGGTGGTGGGCAAGGACATCGGCCAGATCAAGCTGGTCGCCTCGGGCGCCGGCGCGGCGGCCATCGCCTGCCTCGACATGATGGTGCTGCTGGGCGTGAAGCAGTCGAACATCTACGTCACCGACTCGAAGGGCGTGATCTGGCAGGGCCGCGAAGCGAATATGGAAGCCAACAAGGCGCGCTATGCGCAGGCGACCGATGCCCGTCTTCTTTCCGACATCGTCAAGGATGCCGACGTGTTCCTGGGCTGCTCGACCGCCGGCGTGCTCACCGCCGACATGGTCAAGACCATGGCCGACAAGCCGGTCATCCTGGCCCTGGCCAATCCGGAACCCGAGATCCGTCCTGAGGTGGCCAGGGCCGCGCGTCCGGACGTCATCATCGCCACCGGCCGTTCGGACTACCCGAACCAGGTCAACAACGTGCTGTGCTTCCCTTACATCTTCCGCGGCGCCCTGGACTGCGGCGCGACCCGCATCACCGACGAGATGAAGCTGGCCTGCGTGACCGCGATCGCCGAGCTGGCCGAAGCCGAGGCGAGCGACGTGGTGGCGCTGGCCTACGAAGGCCAGGACCTGACCTTCGGCCCCGAATACATCATCCCGAAGCCGTTCGATCCGCGCCTGCTGGCGGCGATCGCGCCGCGCGTGGCCGAAGCGGCCGCCGCATCCGGCGTGGCGACCCGTCCGATCGAGGACATGGACGCCTACCGCGACAAGCTGGGCCAGATGATCTATCACACCGGTTTCTTCATGAAGCCCGTGTTCAACAAGGCGCGCGCCAACCTGCGCAAGGTGGCCTATGCCGAGGCAAACGAGCCGCGCGTGCTGCGCGCCGTGCAGGCGGTGGTGGACGAGGGGCTGGCCCGGCCGGTGCTGATCGGCGACGAGACCGCGATCGCGCGCGCCGTCAGGCAGGCCGGCCTGCGCCTGCAGGCGGGCGTGGACTACACGGTGATCGCGGCGGAGTCTGACACCACGCTGCAGGGCACGCGCCTGCTGAAGTCGGGCCAGGTCGACGCCCTGATCTGCGGCATGACCGGCAGCTATGACAGCCACCTGGAGCACGTCAGGAACGAGATCGGCGTGGCGCCGGGCGCCGAAGTGCTGGCCGCGATGAACGCGCTGGTGCTCGACAAGCTGACCCTGTTCATCACGGACACCTACGTCAACGAGACGCCGAGCGCGCAGGAACTGGCGGCGATCACCCGCCTGGCGGCCGACGCCCTGCAGCACTTCGGCCTGGAGCCGAAGGCGGCGCTGCTGTCGCACTCCTCGCAGGGTTCGTCCGAGCGTCCGTCGGCGCGCCGCATGCGCGAGGCCCGCGCACTGCTGGCCGAACAGGCACCCAGGCTGGCGGTGGTCGGCGAGATCCACGGCGACGCCGCGCTGTCGCAGGAAATCCGCGACATCTACGGGATCGACGCCGGCTACTCGGGCAGCGCCAACCTGCTGGTGATGCCGTCACTGGACGCGGCCAACATCCTGTTCAATGTGCTCAAGGTCGCCAGCGGCAAGGGCGTGACGGTCGGTCCGATCCTGCTGGGCGCGGCCAAGTCGGTGCACATCCTGAGCCCGAGCGCCACCGTGCGCCGCATCGTCAACATGACCGCGCTGGCGGCGGCGCAGGTCGTCTAA
- a CDS encoding Crp/Fnr family transcriptional regulator, with translation MVSRHRIAPRQFLATLPLFADLSPEQLDLLAQATIELHVPRGRVVVERGESCSGLHTVIYGDVKLSIVSSEGEEKVVELIGPGQSFGEAPLFMERPYMTQAETLADSMLLHISKHAIHAQIERNPGFSRRLLASMSRRLHGLISDVESYTLRSGSQRIVSYLLKDDPPQGAQVTLAARKKMIASRLSLSPEYFSRVLHDMARRGMVGIAGRSITILDIERLRAYEG, from the coding sequence ATCGTGAGCCGACACCGCATCGCACCCCGCCAGTTCCTGGCAACCCTGCCCCTGTTCGCCGACCTCTCGCCCGAGCAGCTCGACCTGCTCGCGCAAGCCACCATTGAGCTGCACGTGCCGCGCGGCCGCGTGGTCGTCGAGCGCGGCGAATCCTGCAGCGGCCTGCACACCGTGATCTACGGCGACGTCAAGCTCTCCATCGTCTCGAGCGAAGGCGAGGAGAAGGTGGTCGAGCTGATCGGCCCCGGCCAGAGCTTCGGCGAAGCGCCGCTGTTCATGGAGCGTCCCTACATGACCCAGGCCGAGACGCTGGCCGACAGCATGCTGCTGCACATCTCGAAACACGCCATCCATGCCCAGATCGAGCGCAATCCCGGGTTTTCAAGGCGCCTGCTGGCGTCCATGAGCCGGCGCCTGCACGGCCTGATCTCGGACGTCGAATCCTACACCCTGCGCAGCGGCAGCCAGCGCATCGTCAGCTACCTGCTCAAGGACGATCCGCCGCAGGGCGCGCAGGTGACGCTGGCGGCGCGCAAGAAGATGATCGCGTCGCGCCTCTCGCTGTCGCCCGAATACTTTTCGCGGGTGCTGCACGACATGGCCCGTCGCGGCATGGTCGGCATCGCCGGGCGCAGCATCACCATCCTCGATATCGAGCGCCTGCGCGCCTACGAAGGCTGA
- a CDS encoding LysR substrate-binding domain-containing protein: MKNDLASHLEFFVLLARHGNLSAAARELDLTPPAATKRLALLEQHLGVRLVNRTTRTSSLTPEGETYLHYATRILAELREMEEAVSSTRSVPRGRLKVNASLGFGRTAIAPLVSSFAQRYPQVEVQLDVTDRPVDLVAGGIDLAIRFGELPDQRLVARRIMSNRRFLCASPRYLEQHGTPGSLADLARHRCIVHRQNEDAHGVWRLVHEGRNVSVKVQGTLSSNDGDIALGWALDGHGILVRSEWDLKKYVDSGRLRIVLPQYVQPAADLYVVYPGGRRQSARARAFIDFLAAQFAPA, from the coding sequence GTGAAAAACGACCTCGCCTCCCACCTCGAATTCTTCGTCCTGCTGGCGCGCCACGGCAACCTGTCGGCCGCCGCGCGCGAGCTGGACCTGACCCCGCCCGCCGCCACCAAGCGCCTAGCGCTGCTGGAACAACACCTTGGCGTACGCCTGGTCAACCGCACCACCCGCACCAGCAGCCTGACGCCGGAAGGCGAAACCTATCTGCACTACGCGACCCGGATCCTGGCCGAGCTGCGCGAGATGGAAGAAGCGGTATCGAGCACGCGCTCGGTGCCGCGTGGGCGGCTGAAGGTGAACGCCTCGCTGGGCTTCGGGCGCACCGCGATCGCGCCGCTGGTCTCGAGCTTCGCCCAGCGCTATCCGCAGGTGGAGGTGCAACTGGACGTCACCGACCGCCCGGTCGACCTGGTTGCGGGCGGCATCGACCTGGCGATCCGCTTCGGCGAACTGCCCGACCAGCGCCTGGTGGCGCGCCGCATCATGTCGAACCGGCGCTTCCTGTGCGCCTCGCCGCGCTACCTGGAGCAGCACGGCACGCCGGGCAGCCTGGCCGACCTGGCGCGGCACCGCTGCATCGTCCATCGCCAGAACGAGGACGCGCACGGCGTGTGGCGCCTGGTGCACGAGGGCCGCAATGTCTCGGTGAAGGTGCAGGGCACGCTGTCGAGCAACGATGGCGACATCGCCCTCGGCTGGGCGCTGGACGGCCACGGCATCCTGGTGCGTTCGGAGTGGGACTTGAAAAAATACGTCGACAGCGGCCGCCTGCGCATCGTGCTGCCGCAGTACGTGCAGCCGGCGGCCGACCTGTACGTGGTCTATCCGGGCGGCCGCCGGCAATCGGCGCGGGCGCGCGCCTTCATCGATTTCCTGGCCGCGCAGTTCGCGCCGGCCTGA
- a CDS encoding PAS domain-containing hybrid sensor histidine kinase/response regulator has protein sequence MRDWPPELRCAASMVLESPAPMWLAWGDTLALLANPACIALLPGGPLRQGQSAAGVWGNAWTALRPALAQALAGAGALLEEVALERAGGVTPHWVTFSFAPLRDAAGSVRGAVCTMQDMGAMVAARRRLRDSEAAAARGSALTLETAERYRLALLATNDAIWDWNLADGQVVWNRAVETLFGHELDATTANWWLDHIHPEDRQRIDRTIHAVIDGASSNWSDEYRFRRADGSYADIYDRGTVLRDRDGRGRRMIGAMLDVSEQKATRAALQESERLFRTLFESIDEGFCVIEFLDGPHGPLSDYVHVLANPAYAANAGIENVVGQKVRDMVPLEAQAWVEIYREVLISGRPIRFERELERTGRFLELAALRIEPPERRQVAVLFQDITQRHRAELVLRDMNDTLERRVAEEVERHARMEEALRQSQKMEAVGQLTGGIAHDFNNMLAVISNAMELLGRRLDDGNERALHYVGIAKGGVRRAAQLTQRLLAFSRQQPLRPETVRANDLVAGMSELFRHSLGAAIRVELDLGPDPWLLHVDHNQLEHAILNLAVNARDAMERGGRLLIQTSNCTLEPRDFPELPGGQAADHVMIAVCDTGTGMPREVMDRAFEPFFTTKEVGRGTGLGLSQVYGFVKQSGGQVRIASTPGEGTRVELYLPRYLAASVAVAPAGAAPDIVRARPGETILVVDDEAAVRSLSAEMLQALGYTVQVADGAAAALRLLDAHPAVNLRFTDVLMPELDGRELAARALQRRPGLPVLFTSGHTRNVEAVKGLLERTRILPKPFTLAQLASQVRMALDEVRA, from the coding sequence GTGCGTGATTGGCCACCGGAGTTGCGTTGCGCGGCGTCGATGGTGCTCGAATCGCCGGCGCCGATGTGGCTCGCCTGGGGAGACACCCTGGCGCTGCTGGCAAATCCAGCCTGCATCGCGTTGCTGCCGGGCGGACCGCTTCGTCAGGGCCAGAGCGCCGCCGGCGTCTGGGGGAATGCATGGACCGCGCTTCGGCCGGCCCTCGCGCAGGCGCTCGCCGGAGCGGGTGCGCTGCTCGAGGAAGTGGCGTTGGAGCGCGCCGGCGGGGTCACTCCCCACTGGGTCACATTTTCGTTCGCGCCGCTGCGCGACGCTGCGGGCAGCGTGCGCGGCGCCGTGTGCACCATGCAGGACATGGGGGCGATGGTTGCTGCGCGGCGCAGGTTGCGCGACAGCGAAGCGGCCGCGGCACGCGGCAGCGCGCTGACACTGGAGACCGCCGAGCGCTATCGCCTGGCCCTGCTCGCCACCAATGACGCCATCTGGGACTGGAATCTGGCGGACGGTCAGGTGGTATGGAACCGGGCGGTGGAAACCCTGTTCGGCCACGAGCTGGACGCGACCACCGCGAACTGGTGGCTCGATCACATCCATCCCGAGGACCGGCAACGGATCGACCGTACGATCCACGCCGTGATCGACGGCGCCAGCAGCAACTGGTCTGATGAGTACCGGTTCCGGCGCGCCGACGGCAGCTATGCGGACATCTATGACCGCGGCACCGTCCTGCGCGATCGCGACGGACGGGGGCGGCGCATGATCGGCGCGATGCTCGATGTGAGCGAGCAGAAGGCGACACGCGCCGCACTGCAGGAGAGCGAGCGGCTGTTCCGCACCCTGTTCGAGTCCATCGACGAGGGATTCTGTGTGATCGAATTCCTCGATGGTCCACACGGACCCTTGAGCGACTATGTCCACGTGCTGGCCAATCCGGCCTATGCCGCCAATGCCGGCATCGAGAACGTGGTGGGCCAGAAGGTCAGGGACATGGTGCCGCTGGAGGCGCAGGCCTGGGTCGAGATCTATCGGGAGGTGCTGATCAGCGGGCGCCCGATCCGCTTCGAGCGCGAGCTGGAGCGCACAGGGCGCTTCCTCGAGCTGGCGGCTTTGCGCATCGAGCCACCGGAACGGCGCCAGGTCGCGGTGCTGTTCCAGGACATCACGCAACGGCATCGCGCCGAACTGGTCCTGCGCGACATGAACGATACCCTCGAGCGGCGCGTGGCAGAGGAGGTCGAGCGCCACGCGCGCATGGAGGAAGCGCTGCGCCAGTCGCAAAAGATGGAAGCGGTCGGTCAGCTGACGGGTGGTATCGCGCACGACTTCAACAATATGCTGGCCGTGATCTCGAACGCGATGGAGCTGCTCGGCCGGCGCCTGGACGATGGCAACGAGCGGGCGCTGCACTACGTCGGCATCGCCAAGGGCGGCGTGCGGCGTGCGGCCCAGCTCACCCAGCGACTGCTTGCGTTCTCGCGGCAGCAGCCGCTGCGGCCCGAAACGGTGCGCGCCAACGACCTGGTGGCGGGAATGTCCGAGCTGTTCCGGCACTCGCTTGGCGCCGCCATCCGCGTCGAGCTGGACCTGGGCCCCGATCCCTGGCTGCTGCACGTCGACCATAACCAGCTGGAGCATGCGATCCTGAACCTGGCGGTGAACGCGCGCGACGCCATGGAGCGCGGAGGACGATTGTTGATCCAGACCTCCAACTGCACGCTTGAGCCACGCGATTTTCCGGAACTGCCCGGTGGCCAGGCCGCCGACCACGTGATGATCGCGGTCTGCGATACCGGCACCGGCATGCCCCGCGAGGTGATGGACAGGGCCTTCGAGCCTTTCTTCACCACCAAGGAAGTGGGACGCGGGACGGGACTGGGCTTGAGCCAGGTGTATGGTTTCGTCAAGCAGTCGGGCGGCCAGGTGCGCATCGCTTCCACGCCTGGCGAGGGAACCCGGGTGGAGCTGTACCTGCCGCGTTACCTCGCGGCCAGCGTCGCGGTCGCGCCGGCCGGGGCGGCGCCTGACATCGTGCGCGCGCGCCCCGGCGAAACCATCCTGGTGGTGGACGATGAAGCCGCGGTGCGCAGCCTGTCGGCCGAGATGCTGCAGGCGCTGGGGTACACGGTGCAGGTAGCCGACGGCGCGGCGGCGGCGCTGCGCCTGCTCGACGCGCATCCGGCCGTCAATCTGCGGTTCACCGACGTACTGATGCCCGAACTCGATGGCCGGGAGCTCGCCGCGCGCGCCCTGCAGCGCCGGCCCGGCCTGCCGGTGCTGTTCACCAGCGGCCACACCCGCAACGTGGAGGCGGTCAAGGGGTTGCTGGAGCGGACGCGCATCCTGCCCAAGCCGTTTACGCTGGCGCAACTGGCGAGCCAGGTGAGGATGGCGCTGGACGAAGTGCGGGCATGA
- a CDS encoding sulfite exporter TauE/SafE family protein, producing MISMIDLALNFGLGASLGIAGGMLGIGGGLIAIPVLGLLYGMNQHLAQGTALVMIAPNVAIGFWRYHQKHPVDLRSVGVAGLCSIGTAWLAARFAVAIDARVLHYAFALFLLALALYFGWPSRRKTGAPLPPAKEVPRRLMPAIGVASGAVSGFFTIGGGMVVVPALVSLFKMPQTRAQGMALALVVPGAFVALATYGHSGAVDWRVGLPLALGGVLTVSWGVHLAHTLPPRLLRVVFSTVLLAAAVTMLVTGGA from the coding sequence ATGATTTCCATGATCGACCTTGCATTGAACTTCGGCCTGGGCGCCTCGCTCGGCATCGCCGGCGGCATGCTGGGCATCGGCGGCGGCCTGATCGCCATCCCGGTGCTGGGCCTGTTGTACGGCATGAACCAGCACCTGGCCCAGGGCACGGCGCTGGTGATGATCGCGCCGAACGTGGCGATCGGCTTCTGGCGCTATCACCAGAAGCACCCGGTCGACCTGCGCTCGGTGGGCGTGGCCGGCCTGTGCTCGATCGGGACCGCATGGCTGGCGGCGCGCTTCGCGGTGGCGATCGACGCCCGGGTGCTGCATTATGCGTTCGCGCTGTTCCTGCTGGCGCTGGCGCTGTATTTCGGCTGGCCGTCGCGGCGCAAGACCGGCGCGCCGCTGCCGCCCGCGAAGGAAGTGCCGCGCCGGCTGATGCCGGCGATCGGCGTCGCCAGCGGCGCGGTGTCGGGCTTCTTCACGATCGGCGGGGGCATGGTGGTGGTGCCGGCGCTGGTGAGCCTGTTCAAGATGCCGCAGACGCGCGCCCAGGGCATGGCGCTGGCGCTGGTGGTGCCGGGCGCCTTCGTGGCGCTGGCCACCTATGGTCACAGCGGCGCGGTCGACTGGCGGGTAGGCCTGCCGCTGGCATTGGGCGGCGTGCTGACCGTGTCGTGGGGCGTGCACCTGGCGCATACCTTGCCGCCACGCCTGTTGCGGGTGGTGTTCAGCACGGTGCTGCTGGCGGCGGCCGTGACGATGCTGGTGACCGGCGGCGCCTGA
- a CDS encoding mandelate racemase/muconate lactonizing enzyme family protein, which yields MRIVEIREKTVPISSPIRNAYIDFSKMTLSVVAVVTDVVRDGKPVIGYGFNSNGRYGQGTLMRERFIPRILEADPASLVDDTGDNLDPHKVWQAMFTNEKPGGHGERSVAIGTIDMAVWDATAKIAGKPLFQLLAERYGNGEPDRKVFVYAAGGYYYPGQDHGKLKDEMRSYLDRGYTVVKKKIGGASLDEDLRRIDSILSVLGDGQKLAVDANGRFDLDTAIRYAKALSHYDLFWYEEAGDPLDYELQATLRNYYDKPMATGENLFSMQDARNLVRHGGMRPDRDWLQFDCALSYGLVEYLRTLDMLRQHGWSASRCIPHGGHQMSLNIAAGLGLGGNESYPDLFQPYGGFPDGVKVENGFITMPDLPGIGFEGKADLIAEMRRLTA from the coding sequence ATGAGAATCGTCGAAATCCGCGAAAAGACAGTCCCGATCAGCTCCCCGATCCGCAACGCCTATATCGATTTCAGCAAGATGACGCTGAGCGTGGTCGCCGTGGTGACCGACGTCGTGCGCGACGGGAAGCCGGTGATCGGCTACGGCTTCAATTCCAACGGCCGCTATGGCCAGGGCACCCTGATGCGTGAGCGCTTCATCCCGCGCATCCTCGAAGCCGATCCCGCATCGCTGGTTGACGACACGGGGGACAATCTTGACCCGCACAAGGTGTGGCAGGCGATGTTCACCAACGAGAAGCCGGGCGGCCATGGCGAGCGCTCGGTGGCCATCGGCACCATCGACATGGCGGTATGGGACGCAACCGCCAAGATCGCCGGCAAGCCGCTGTTCCAGCTGCTGGCCGAGCGTTACGGCAACGGCGAGCCGGACCGGAAAGTGTTCGTGTACGCGGCTGGCGGCTATTACTATCCGGGCCAGGACCACGGCAAGCTCAAGGACGAGATGCGCAGCTACCTGGATCGTGGCTACACGGTGGTCAAGAAGAAGATCGGCGGCGCCTCGCTCGACGAAGACCTGCGCCGCATCGATTCGATCCTGAGCGTGCTGGGAGATGGCCAGAAGCTGGCGGTGGACGCCAACGGCCGCTTCGATCTGGACACCGCGATCCGCTACGCCAAGGCGCTGTCGCATTACGATCTGTTCTGGTACGAGGAAGCCGGCGACCCGCTCGACTACGAGCTGCAGGCCACGCTGCGCAACTACTACGACAAGCCGATGGCCACCGGCGAGAACCTGTTCTCCATGCAGGACGCGCGCAACCTGGTCCGCCACGGCGGCATGCGTCCAGACCGCGACTGGCTGCAGTTCGATTGCGCGCTCAGTTACGGCCTGGTGGAGTACCTGCGCACCCTGGACATGCTGCGCCAGCATGGCTGGTCGGCCAGCCGCTGCATTCCGCACGGTGGCCACCAGATGTCGCTGAATATCGCGGCCGGGCTGGGACTGGGCGGCAACGAGTCCTATCCCGACCTGTTCCAGCCTTATGGTGGCTTCCCGGACGGCGTGAAGGTCGAGAATGGATTCATCACGATGCCGGATTTGCCGGGGATCGGCTTCGAAGGCAAGGCCGACCTGATCGCCGAGATGCGGCGGCTTACCGCTTGA
- a CDS encoding mechanosensitive ion channel family protein, with protein sequence MDGQLTANHLEAWITAIAIATGSTALMYYVRCFAVRRMRALAQRSRTRLDDFAATVLGQTYLALLLCFGAYFGSLCLSMPDGYRMAVSRLAGAALVLQLAIWGDTALRAWRVQFMVMREDIARKASSMILVFMLRLATWAVACLMLLDNFGFSITTLVASLGIGGIAVALATQNILGDLFASLSIMIDKPFDIDDFIIVGDALGSVEYIGLKTTRLRGLGGEQIVFSNGELLKSRIHNHGRMQTRRVAFILRAAYGTSDTHIARIPVLVRDIVAARGDVVFERAHFCRIGEWSLDFEVVYHVQTADYIAHMDVQHAILLEIYRCFGRERIEFAHPLSVIRFAGPDNPAGGWPPESPSRHNGQRWEPRH encoded by the coding sequence ATGGACGGACAGTTGACCGCAAACCATCTGGAAGCCTGGATCACGGCCATCGCCATCGCGACCGGCAGCACCGCGCTGATGTACTACGTTCGCTGCTTCGCGGTGCGAAGGATGCGCGCGCTTGCCCAGCGCAGCCGTACGCGGCTCGACGATTTCGCGGCCACGGTGCTGGGACAGACCTACCTCGCCCTGCTGCTCTGTTTTGGCGCCTACTTCGGCAGTCTGTGCCTGTCCATGCCCGATGGCTACCGCATGGCCGTCTCGCGGCTGGCCGGCGCCGCGCTTGTGCTGCAGCTGGCCATCTGGGGCGACACCGCCCTGCGCGCCTGGCGCGTCCAGTTCATGGTCATGCGCGAGGACATCGCGCGCAAGGCGTCGAGCATGATCCTGGTCTTCATGCTCCGCCTGGCAACCTGGGCTGTCGCCTGCTTGATGTTGCTGGATAACTTTGGGTTCAGTATCACTACCCTGGTGGCCAGCCTTGGCATCGGCGGCATTGCCGTGGCTCTGGCAACCCAGAATATCCTGGGCGATCTGTTCGCCTCGCTGTCGATCATGATCGACAAACCGTTCGACATCGACGACTTCATCATCGTCGGTGACGCGCTCGGGTCCGTCGAGTACATCGGGCTGAAGACTACCCGGCTGCGTGGGCTGGGTGGCGAGCAGATCGTGTTCTCCAATGGCGAGTTGCTCAAGAGCCGCATCCACAACCACGGGCGCATGCAGACTCGCCGGGTCGCATTCATCCTGCGCGCGGCCTATGGGACCAGCGATACGCACATCGCCCGCATCCCCGTCCTGGTGCGCGACATCGTCGCCGCCCGCGGGGACGTCGTCTTCGAGCGCGCCCATTTTTGCCGCATCGGCGAATGGTCGCTCGATTTCGAGGTGGTGTACCACGTCCAGACTGCCGACTACATCGCACATATGGATGTCCAGCATGCGATCTTGCTCGAGATCTATCGCTGCTTCGGGCGCGAACGTATCGAGTTCGCCCACCCCCTGTCGGTGATCCGGTTTGCCGGGCCTGACAATCCGGCCGGCGGATGGCCGCCCGAATCGCCTTCGCGACACAACGGGCAGCGCTGGGAGCCGCGGCATTGA
- a CDS encoding RrF2 family transcriptional regulator codes for MYMHLTEFTDNALRLLVYLGNHRERIATINEIAERYGISRHHLAKVSCVLAASGLIETSRGRLGGMRLAGAPRDIRLGEVVRCTERGLARGARGGPDGERPTAHQPDDRLRQSLAVATAAYLAELNRVTLADLIPGGAQPDDEMPGWLATNAWRWQHSALEEGA; via the coding sequence ATGTACATGCACCTGACCGAATTCACCGACAACGCCCTGCGCCTGCTGGTCTACCTCGGCAACCACCGCGAGCGGATCGCGACCATCAACGAGATCGCCGAGCGCTACGGCATTTCGCGCCACCACCTGGCCAAGGTGTCCTGCGTGCTGGCCGCCTCGGGCCTGATCGAGACCTCGCGCGGGCGCCTGGGCGGGATGCGCCTGGCCGGCGCGCCGCGCGACATCCGCCTGGGCGAAGTCGTGCGCTGCACCGAGCGCGGACTGGCGCGCGGCGCGCGCGGCGGTCCGGACGGCGAGCGGCCGACAGCTCACCAGCCGGACGACCGCCTGCGGCAGTCGCTGGCCGTGGCCACCGCCGCCTACCTGGCCGAACTCAATCGCGTGACCCTGGCCGACCTGATTCCCGGCGGCGCGCAGCCGGACGACGAAATGCCGGGCTGGCTGGCCACGAATGCGTGGCGCTGGCAGCACTCGGCGCTGGAGGAGGGCGCATGA